Genomic segment of Roseofilum reptotaenium CS-1145:
GGTCAGTTTCCGGCGATTACTTGGTGAAGGACAATTACAGCAAGCGGTAGAAGTGGGAGATCGCCTCTTAAGCCAAGAATTTGCTGATTATCTCAATAAACCCTTACCTCAACAGCAGTCCTCCTTTCCCCAGATTCAGAAGCAACTGGAAACCCTAAGTGAGCAAACCGGTAAACCTTCTGCCTTACTCTACATGATTTCAAGTGCAGAGCAACTAGATTTACTCTTAGTTCCACCCACTGGAAAAACCATTTATCACTCTATTCCTGAAGCCTCAAGTGCCACATTAATCGCAAAAATAGAAGCATTTCAAGCCGAAATTGCCGATCCTATTCGCCGTCGTACAACCAGTTATTTAGATGCTTCTCAACAGCTTTATCAATGGTTAATTGCACCACTCGAAGCTGAATTAGAAGCTCAGGGAATTAGCTCTTTATTATTAAGTTTAGATAGGGGCTTACGCAGCCTACCGATCGCCGCCTTGCATGATGGCGAACAATTTTTAGTAGAAAAATACCAATTTAGCTTAGTTCCCAGCTTGGGCTTAACCGATACCCGCTATCAAAATCTGCAAAATACGCCTGTCCTAGCCATGGGAGCCTCTGAATTTAGCGATCAACCGCCCTTACCTGCTGTTCCTGTTGAACTGAGTACTATCTCTGAAAAACTGTGGCAAGGAGAAGCCTTTCTCAATCAAGAGTTAACGGTTGAAAACTTTAATCAACAACGAACACAATCTGACTATGGTATGATTCATTTAGCCACCCATGGTCAATTCAGATCCGGTAAAATTGAGGAGTCTTATATTCAATTTTGGGATCGTAAACTTAGACTCGATCAAATCACAGATTTAAATTTAACCGATCCTGCTGTGCAATTGCTGGTATTGAGTGCCTGTCGTACTGCATTAGGCGATCGCCAAGCAGAATTTGGTTTTGCCGGTTTAGCCGTTCAATCTGGGGTCAAATCAGCCTTAGCCAGTTTATGGTATGTCAGCGATCTAGGTGCATTAGCCTTAATGGCCGAATTTTACCATCACTTACAAACAGAGCAAACAAAAGCTGGTGCTTTGCGTAGAGCGCAGAGTGCCCTATTGCGTAAAGAAGTACAGATTAGAGATGGCAAACTAATCGGCAATTTTGGTGAAATTGACCTACCTCCTGAACTCAATACTGGCATTCAACCGAATCTGATTCATCCCTATTATTGGTCAGGGTTTACCTTAATTGGTAATCCTTAATAGACATCTCCTAGCCCCGCTTTAGTAAAAGTCCACCTTTCTAAGGGATATCTGTCTTACTATATCTCATTTTTGGATTGGTCATTGGTCAGTTATAAAACTATATCTGGAAAATCGGTAAATAAACCATCAATATTAAAACTCATAAACCCTTTGAGTTCTTGTTGCCAATCTCCAGAAAAAACAGGTAAAACAAACTGACTTTCGTGGCGAAAAGTCCAGATATGGACGGTTAGATTGAGCTTGTGGCATTGATCGACTAAAGCTTGTCTACCGTTTGACCACAACAGTTGTTTCTGTAATCCTAGACCATTGGCGTATTGGGCGATTTGGGTCAATTGGGGTAAACTTAGTAACTCCTGATAGGTGACTGGATCGCCTTGCATCATACGATCGTAGGGTTGATCCTCAGCTTGTGCCATCAGTTGAATCAGGCGCAAGTTGGTTAAAGAGCGTAAATATTGCAAGTTTTCAATTTCAAAAGACAGAATTAAAATGGGGTCAGTCGAAAGGTGATAACCTTGTGCTTGAAGCAATTCGATTAATGGCTCTTCAATGGGTAAGCCTAGGCTGCGAAAATAATGGGAATGCTTGATTTCTATATAGAGATCGATCGGGCGTTGTACTTTCTGTTGGGTGACTTGATGCCAATTCAAAACTTCAGATAGGGTTAAAATTTTAAACTGGAAATCATAATCAGAGGAGCGAAAACTGAAGGGTTCTTTTGCTTGTAAGGTCTTGATTTCTGCCAGGGTTAAATCTTCGGTAAACCAGCCCTCTAGGGTTTGTCCATAGAGGGTTTTAGTCGTTCGATAATGGGATAATTCTGGATGAGTCATGATATCGGTGGTTTGGCTTAACTCCGAATCATGGCGCACTACTAACTCACCGTCTTGAGTGGGGACAATATCTAATTCTATAGCCTCTGCGCCTTGGGCGATCGCCAACGCATAAGCTGCTAGTGTATGCTCTGGGCGATATCCGCTCGCTCCCCGATGGGCAATAATCACCGGTTTTGACATGCCAAAAATTCCCTACCCTGTAATGTCCTCAATCCACTTTAACAAGGCTTGATTCACCTGTTGCGGTTGTTCATCATAAACACAATGCCCCGCTTGTTCAATCTCTACTAACTGAGCCTGAGAATTTTGCACGACCAGCTCGCGAGCTTGGCGAATCGAAAAAATGGGGTCTTGCTTCCCCCAAACGAGCAAAACCGGCATTTTAAGCTGGGGAAACACTTGCCCCACATGGGGGGTATACTCCTGATTATTTTTGGACAAGAATAAGCGAGAGAGAACATCCACCGCTCCGAGATCTTGGGGCGGTGTCGTAAAACTTTCCACGAGCTGCTCATCCACCAGATCCTTATTCACATAAACCGATCGCAACCCTTGACGCACAAAGGGGACTAATAACGGGGGGTAAAACAGAAGACGAAACAGAGGAGTTAACAGAAACTGGGGCGTTAGGATGCCTTCTAGGGAAGCCAGGCTTGCTTGTACTTTGGATTGATATAACTCTTCGCGGGAAGAGGGAACGGTAAACAACACTAACCCTTGTACCATTTCTGGATAAGTATCGGCGATCGCCAGTGCCACCGAACCCCCCAAAGAATGCCCCGCTAAAATTACCGGGCGCTTAATCCACTTGCGCCAAAATTCATACACTTGAGCCAT
This window contains:
- a CDS encoding CHAT domain-containing protein — protein: PAPTPAPTPAPTPAPTPAPTPAPTPNSASGGRVTVNGGNREIAILQNHSDTINGINRAISSTPRESSDNVSTSSVTMNSQATATALVSRVSFRRLLGEGQLQQAVEVGDRLLSQEFADYLNKPLPQQQSSFPQIQKQLETLSEQTGKPSALLYMISSAEQLDLLLVPPTGKTIYHSIPEASSATLIAKIEAFQAEIADPIRRRTTSYLDASQQLYQWLIAPLEAELEAQGISSLLLSLDRGLRSLPIAALHDGEQFLVEKYQFSLVPSLGLTDTRYQNLQNTPVLAMGASEFSDQPPLPAVPVELSTISEKLWQGEAFLNQELTVENFNQQRTQSDYGMIHLATHGQFRSGKIEESYIQFWDRKLRLDQITDLNLTDPAVQLLVLSACRTALGDRQAEFGFAGLAVQSGVKSALASLWYVSDLGALALMAEFYHHLQTEQTKAGALRRAQSALLRKEVQIRDGKLIGNFGEIDLPPELNTGIQPNLIHPYYWSGFTLIGNP
- a CDS encoding alpha/beta fold hydrolase — translated: MNLKSVNQSIGAQRTWVWRGWRIRYTYIRSLSRLEAIPLVLLHGFGSSFAQWRYNLKPLSESHSVYALDLLGFGASQKAPERYGSPLWMAQVYEFWRKWIKRPVILAGHSLGGSVALAIADTYPEMVQGLVLFTVPSSREELYQSKVQASLASLEGILTPQFLLTPLFRLLFYPPLLVPFVRQGLRSVYVNKDLVDEQLVESFTTPPQDLGAVDVLSRLFLSKNNQEYTPHVGQVFPQLKMPVLLVWGKQDPIFSIRQARELVVQNSQAQLVEIEQAGHCVYDEQPQQVNQALLKWIEDITG
- a CDS encoding glycerophosphodiester phosphodiesterase family protein, whose protein sequence is MSKPVIIAHRGASGYRPEHTLAAYALAIAQGAEAIELDIVPTQDGELVVRHDSELSQTTDIMTHPELSHYRTTKTLYGQTLEGWFTEDLTLAEIKTLQAKEPFSFRSSDYDFQFKILTLSEVLNWHQVTQQKVQRPIDLYIEIKHSHYFRSLGLPIEEPLIELLQAQGYHLSTDPILILSFEIENLQYLRSLTNLRLIQLMAQAEDQPYDRMMQGDPVTYQELLSLPQLTQIAQYANGLGLQKQLLWSNGRQALVDQCHKLNLTVHIWTFRHESQFVLPVFSGDWQQELKGFMSFNIDGLFTDFPDIVL